The window TCTCCGTGAAGATGCGGAGTACCCGCGGTTAGACGGAAAGACCCCGTGCACCTTTACTGCAGCTTCAGAGTGGCATTAGGAAAGAACTGTGTAGCATAGGTGGGAGGCTTTGAAGCGACGGCGCCAGCTGTCGTGGAGCCATAGGTGAAATACCACCCTGTTGTTTTCTGATGTCTAACCTCGCACCGTTATCCGGTGCAGGGACCCTCTGTGGCGGGTAGTTTGACTGGGGCGGTCGCCTCCTAAAGAGTAACGGAGGCGCGCGATGGTGGGCTCAGGACGGTTGGAAACCGTCTGTTAGAGTGCAATGGCATAAGCCCGCCTGACTGCGAGACTGACAAGTCGAGCAGAGACGAAAGTCGGTCATAGTGATCCGGTGGTCCCTCGTGGAAGGGCCATCGCTCAACGGATAAAAGGTACGCCGGGGATAACAGGCTGATAACCCCCAAGAGCTCATATCGACGGGGTTGTTTGGCACCTCGATGTCGGCTCATCACATCCTGGGGCTGGAGCAGGTCCCAAGGGTTTGGCTGTTCGCCAATTAAAGTGGTACGTGAGCTGGGTTCAGAACGTCGCGAGACAGTTTGGTCCCTATCTGCCGTGGGCGTCGAAATTTGAGAGGAGTTGACCCTAGTACGAGAGGACCGGGTTGAACATACCTCTGGTGGACCTGTCATCGCGCCAGCGGTGCAGCAGGGTAGCTATGTATGGACGGGATAACCGCTGAAAGCATCTAAGCGGGAAGCCTCCCTCAAGATAAGATTTCATCGAGCCGTGGAAGACCACCACGTTGATAGGCCAGGTGTGGAAGTGCGGTAACGCATGGAGCTAACTGGTCCTAATTGCTCTTTTCGCGCTTTGAGAGTCCCGCCATCAATGACAGCACTGGGTGCTGGCCATTGATTGTGTGATAATCATTCGCAGCCCAAGATTACGGTCAGATTTGCTAACAACAAATCCAATGCACGGTATTGATTTTAAGAACCCGCATTTCGCTTTTTTGAGCGCCTGCTACATAGCTTGGTGACCATAGCGTCTGTGACCCACCCGATCCCATCCCGAACTCGGCCGTGAAACCAGTCTGCGCCGATGGTACTGTTGCTTAAGCACCGGAAGAGTAGGACGTCGCCAGGCTTTGCAGCAGGCGCTCGGAAAAGCACACGATATGCGGGATCTTCAACGAACCCATTTACTTTGTTGAAAACCGGTCGGAGCCGCAAGGCTCCGCAAGGCCGAACGGCCGCCGCGCCTTATTGGCGCGTTAGCCAAGCGAACGGATGTTCGCACCGGCGCTTGAGGCCAACCCAAGTTGTCGCGGGATGGAGCAGCCCGGTAGCTCGTCAGGCTCATAACCTGAAGGTCGTAGGTTCAAATCCTACTCCCGCAACCAACAAAACAACCCGCCTTTGTGCGGGTTTTTTTGTGTCTGCAACAAATCAGAGTTGCCGCGGGAGTGCCCAGTCAATCGGCGCGAGGCCTTTGCTTTCAAGAAAGGCATTTGCCTTGGAAAAATGCCTGCAGCCCAGAAACCCGTTGTGCGCCGAAAAAGGTGACGGGTGGGCAGCCTTCAGCACGAGGTGCTTCTGCGCGTCGACAAATTCTGCCTTGCGCTGCGCATAATTGCCCCAGAGCATGAACACGACAGGCGTTTCTTGCGCGTTGACGAGGCGCACTATTGCGTCCGTAAATCTCTCCCAGCCCTTGCCCTGATGCGAAGCAGGCTGCCCCTGCTCGACTGTCAGAACCGAGTTGAGCAGCAAGACCCCCTGTTGTGCCCAGTGCTCGAGAAACCCATGTGCCGGTGGTCGAATGCCAAGGTCGGATTCGATTTCCTTGTAGATGTTCACAAGGCTTGGCGGCGGGCGGACGCCCGGCTGCACGCTGAAGCACAGACCGTGCGCCTGTCCTTCGCCATGATAAGGATCCTGCCCGAGAATGACGACACGGACCTTGTCGAGCGGTGTCAGGTTGAGGGCCCGGAACCATTCGGATCCTTTAGGAAATACCCGCTTGCCAGCCTTCTTTTCCGCGACAAGAAATGCCCGCAGTGCACCCATATAGGCGCTTTCAAATTCTGGAAGGAGTGGAACTTTCCAGCTCGGCTCGAGGGCAATTGCGTCGGACATCATTAGTCATTCTCGTGGCGGTGCTCTCAAGTCAACCGCCTCCGTCATCGATCGTCTTTTCAGCACAACTGCCGGTAGATGGGGCGCGCATGGAGACGAACCGCATCGCCTCAGGTTGCTTTCGAGTCCATGGTGGAGCCTAAAGGCGGTGCGGGCAGGACCACGGCGCGCATGAACCGTACTCTGTCCGCGTGCACCGTAAATGTGGAGTAAGACTATGCGTGAACCCTTGCTTGCGAGCCTGCTCGCACTTTCGCTGACATCACCGGCCTTCGCGAGTCTGGATACTCAATCTGTAGCGGTAACGGCTACGACTGCGAGCCCATCACCCGCAGACGCCAAGGCGGCTGTTGCTGAAAAGATCAGGTCGGACTGGTCAAAATATGATGGTGGCGCAAAGGGGCATTTGACGCGACCGGAGCTCGCCAAATGGATGGCAGACCTGCGGGTTGCTGCTGGGCAGCCAGTTCCCGATACCGAATGGCAGAAGAAGGCCTTCGTGCAAACCGATACGAACAGTGACGCCAAAATTTCGCTGGAAGAACTGACAGCTTTTCTTGCGGGCGGCGCCTAGCGTTCGTTTGCGGCCAACTTGCATAGCGCACAGGGACAGGGGAATTCCTGTGCGCTCTTTTCAATTGAAGAAAATCCCTCCAAGGCTGTCGACCGACAAGAGGGAGAATGGCCTTGACCGACTTTGAAACAATCCGCGTCGACATCAGCGAAGGCATTTTGACGATTACCCTCCATCGACCGGACCGCATGAATGCGTTTACCGGCCAGATGATGAAGGACATGGTTGCCGCATTCGATATCGCGGATGCCGACGATGCCGTGCGTGCCGTGATCGTGACGGGT of the Aquisediminimonas profunda genome contains:
- the ung gene encoding uracil-DNA glycosylase; this translates as MSDAIALEPSWKVPLLPEFESAYMGALRAFLVAEKKAGKRVFPKGSEWFRALNLTPLDKVRVVILGQDPYHGEGQAHGLCFSVQPGVRPPPSLVNIYKEIESDLGIRPPAHGFLEHWAQQGVLLLNSVLTVEQGQPASHQGKGWERFTDAIVRLVNAQETPVVFMLWGNYAQRKAEFVDAQKHLVLKAAHPSPFSAHNGFLGCRHFSKANAFLESKGLAPIDWALPRQL